In Pelodiscus sinensis isolate JC-2024 chromosome 2, ASM4963464v1, whole genome shotgun sequence, the following proteins share a genomic window:
- the LOC102449801 gene encoding myelin P2 protein-like isoform X2, producing MCVGLATRKLGSLAKPTVTISIDGDVITIATKSTFKSTEVSFKLGEEFEETTADDRKTKSIVTLEEGSLSQVQKWDGKQTTIRRKLADGKMIVEYTMNNITCTRVYERA from the exons GTGTGGGTTTAGCTACCAGGAAACTGGGCAGCCTGGCCAAACCCACTGTGACAATTAGCATTGATGGTGATGTGATAACCATTGCAACCAAGAGTACTTTCAAAAGTACTGAGGTGTCCTTCAagctgggggaggagtttgaggaaACCACAGCAGATGACAGGAAAACCAAA AGCATTGTCACCTTGGAAGAAGGCTCACTAAGTCAGGTGCAGAAGTGGGATGGTAAACAGACCACAATAAGGAGAAAACTAGCAGATGGGAAAATGATTGTG gaatACACCATGAACAACATCACTTGCACTAGAGTCTATGAGAGAGCATGA